GCACTGGGGCTCAGCACGCTGGAAAACCTCTTTCCCGTGACGCTGCTGATCCCCCTGCCCGGCGTGAAGCTGGGCCTTGCCAACATCGTCACCGTGTTCGCCCTGTATCAGCTGGGCGCTCTCCCGGCGCTGGCCATTCTCACGGCCCGGTGCCTGCTGGGCGGTCTCTTCGCCGGGAACGCCTCCGCCATGCTCTTCTCCCTGCTGGGGGGCCTCACCGCCATGCTGGTGATGATCCTCCTGCGCCGCTTGAGATGCCTGTCCATCTACGGTGTCTCCATCGGCGGCGCTGCCGGCCATAACCTGGGCCAGATGGCGGCTGCCCTCATCACGCTGGGCAACACCGCCGTACTGGGCTACCTTCCCTTCCTGCTGGGCATCTCCCTGCTGACGGGGACCCTTACGGGCTTCGTCTCCTCTCTGCTGTTCCGGGCCATGGCCCATATCAAACTCTCGACAAAGGAGTAATCGACAATGGATAAAAAAGACGAGATCATCCTCCAGCAGCTGGAGGTCATCCGCACCATGACGGAGCGCAACCTCCGCAGCATGGGCGACGATTTTTGGGGCACTCCCTTCGAGGGTGTCCTGTCCCCCAAGTCCCCCTCCGCCCCGCCCTCCGGCGGGAAGCCTGTAGGCAGCGCCGACGGCAAAATGCCCGCCCAGCCGTCCGATGGCAAGACCGCCGGCGGTCAGCCTGCCGCCAAGGCTGAGAAAACGGAGGTGGTGGAGCCCCTGCCCAAGGAGGACATGAAGGACCTGCAGGCGGAGCTGGACAGCTACATCGGCCTTGCCACCGTCAAGGAGGAGGTCCGCAACCTCATCAACATGGCCTCCGTCTACAAGCTTCGCCGCCAGCACGACCTGCCCACCACGGATATGTCCCTGCACATGGTGTTCACCGGCAACCCCGGCACCGGCAAGACCATGATGGCCCGGATGATGGCCCGTATCTACCGGAGTCTGGACATCCTCTCCAAGGGCCAGCTGGTAGAGGTGGACCGCAGCGGTCTGGTGGCCGGATATGTGGGCCAAACCGCCATCAAGACCCAAAAGGTCATCCAGAAGGCGCTGGGCGGCGTGCTGTTCATCGACGAGGCCTATGCCCTCAACGGTAAGAGCGAGAACGACTTCGGTCAGGAGGCCATCGACACCATCCTCAAGGCCATGGAGGATCACCGGGACGATCTGGTGGTCATCGTGGCGGGCTACACCGATCTGATGGATCGGTTCATCCACTCCAATCCCGGACTGGAATCCCGCTTCAACCGTTTCCTGCTCTTCGAGGACTACACCCCCGATGAGATGCTGGATATCTTCAAGATGCAGTGCAAAAAGGGCTGCTATCAGTTGTCGGACGGCGTGGAGGAGCTGGTGCGGGACTACATCACCGAGGAAAACGGCGACCCGGAGACCTTCGGCAACGCCCGTGGCGTGCGGAACATCTTTGAGCACATTCTGGTGGCCCAGAATAACCGTCTGGCCGCCATGGAGACCGTCACCAAGGAGGACCTGATGACCCTCACACAGGATGACGTCCTCCACGCCAGAGGGAAGCTGGACTGACAAAAAATGCCGGAAAGCGTGAAAAACCTCTTGCATCCGGCTCCAAAAGAGCATATACTGTTAAGGTTGATGTAAAACTATACCCACGAAAAGAAAGGGGTTTTTCCTTTGCAGAACGAAAAACTGAGAAACGTAGCCATCATCGCCCACGTGGACCACGGCAAGACCACGCTGGTGGACCAGATGCTCAAGCAGGGTGGCGTGTACCGGGAGAATCAGGAGACGGTGGAGCGTGTCATGGACTCCAACGATCTGGAGCGTGAGCGTGGCATCACCATTCTGGCCAAGAACACCGCCATCCAGTACGGCGACACCAAGATCAACATCGTGGACACGCCGGGCCATGCCGACTTCGGCGGTGAGGTGGAGCGCATCCTGAAAATGGTCAACGGCGTTATCCTGCTGGTGGACGCCGCTGAGGGGCCCATGCCCCAGACCCGCTTTGTGCTGAGCCGTGCGCTGGAGCTGGGCCACCGGGTCATCGTGGTGGTCAACAAGATCGACCGCCCCGACCAGCGCATCCACGAGGTCATCGACGAGGTGCTGGAGCTGCTGCTGGATCTGGACGCCACCCCGGAGCAGCTGGATTCCCCCATGCTGTTCTGCTCGGCCCGTCAGGGCGTGGCCTCCTACTCCCCCGACGTCCCCGGCACGGATCTCAAGCCCCTGTTCGACACCATCCTCAGCTACATCCCCGCCCCGGAGGCGGATCTGGATCAGCCCTTCCAGATGCTGGTGTCCTCCATCGACTATAACGAGTTCGTGGGGCGCATCGCCATTGGACGCATCGAGCGTGGTGTGCTGAAGCAGAATCAGGAGATCGCCGTCTGCAACTACCACGACCCCGACGCCCCCGCCAAGAAGGCCAAGGCCGTCTCCATGTACGAGTTCGAGGGACTGGGCAAGAAGCCCATCACCGAGGCCACCGCCGGCAACATCATCGCCCTGTCCGGCATCCCCGATATCACCATCGGTGATACCATCTGCGCCACCTCCTGTGTGGAGCCTCTGCCCTTCGTGAAGATCTCCGCTCCCACCATGGAGATGACCTTCTCCGTCAACGACTCCCCCTATGCCGGGCGTGAGGGCAAGTTCGTCACCTCCCGCCAGCTGCGGGAGCGGCTGTTCCGTGAGACCCTGAAGGATGTCTCCCTGCGGGTCACGGAGCTGGATGGCGCCACCGACGCCTTCAACGTGGCGGGCCGTGGCGAAATGAGTCTGTCCATCCTCATTGAGACCATGCGCCGGGAGGGCTATGAGTTCCAAGTCTCTCCCCCCCGTGTGCTGTACCAGACCATCGACGGCAAGAAGTGTGAGCCCATCGAGCGGCTGGTGGTGGATGTCCCCAGCGAGTCCGTGGGCGCCGTCATCGAGAAGCTGGGCGCCCGGAAGGGCGATCTGCTGGAGATGACCCCCGTGGGCAGCCGCATGAAGCTGGAGTTTCTGATCCCCGCCCGCGGCCTGTTCGGTTACCGCAACGAGTTCCTGACGGATACCCGTGGCGAGGGCATCATGGCCTCCGTGTTCGACAGCTACGCCCCCTATAAGGGCGACCTGAACCGGCGCAACACCGGCTCTCTGGTGGCCTTCGAGACCGGCGAGTCCGTCAGCTACGGTCTGTTCAATGCGCAGGACCGTGGCGCCCTGTTCATCGGCCCCGGCGTAAAGGTCTACGAGGGCATGGTGGTGGGTGTCAGCCCCAAGCAGGAGGACATCACCGTCAACGTCTGCAAGAAGAAGCAGATGACCAATATGCGGGCCGCCGGCTCCGACGATGCCCTGCGGCTGGTGCCGCCCCGCCGTCTGAGTCTGGAGCAGTGTCTGGAGTTTCTGGCCAACGACGAGCTGCTGGAGGTCACACCGGAGAATCTCCGCATCCGCAAGACCATCCTCAACCACGAAAAGCGCATGAAGGCCTCCCACGGCGGCAAGAAAAAGTAAACAGCAACAAGCAGCGAGGGCCGTTGGCCCTCGCTGTTTGTCATCTGCCCCTTTACGGCTGCACCGCTGCACTCCCCGGCAGCTCCATGCTATCTCACTTCAACCGGACTGTGCGCTCTGCTGGTGGCCGTGGCCGTGGCGCTGTTCCTGTCCCGCGGCGAAAAGGAGTACGCCTTTCTGGAGAAGGAGCCGCTGGAGGTGCCGCCGGAGCGGAGTTGTGTCATCTGGACGGTGTCCGGTGTGTTGTTCGGTGCCGTGATGACGGTGATGCGGCTGCTGAACCGAAAAAATAACCCCCCAAGGGGCTTTAGCCAAAAGGCCCGGAGGTCTGTGACCTCCGGGCCTTTGTTTGTTTTCCGACAGCTCCTCTTTACTTCTTGAAGCTGTCCTTCAGAGAAACGCTGCGGTTGAACACCAGATGCTCCGCCGTGCAGTCCCGGTTATCCATGCAGAAATAGCCGGTCCGCATGAACTGGAAGGTGGGTGCGTTGACGCCGGTACGGTTCTCCCGGCGGTCGAACTCCTCTGCCACAGCGGCCATGCTGCGTTCCACCTTGCAGCCCCGCAGCACCATCAGGGAGTCGGGAT
The genomic region above belongs to Vescimonas coprocola and contains:
- a CDS encoding AAA family ATPase, which gives rise to MDKKDEIILQQLEVIRTMTERNLRSMGDDFWGTPFEGVLSPKSPSAPPSGGKPVGSADGKMPAQPSDGKTAGGQPAAKAEKTEVVEPLPKEDMKDLQAELDSYIGLATVKEEVRNLINMASVYKLRRQHDLPTTDMSLHMVFTGNPGTGKTMMARMMARIYRSLDILSKGQLVEVDRSGLVAGYVGQTAIKTQKVIQKALGGVLFIDEAYALNGKSENDFGQEAIDTILKAMEDHRDDLVVIVAGYTDLMDRFIHSNPGLESRFNRFLLFEDYTPDEMLDIFKMQCKKGCYQLSDGVEELVRDYITEENGDPETFGNARGVRNIFEHILVAQNNRLAAMETVTKEDLMTLTQDDVLHARGKLD
- the typA gene encoding translational GTPase TypA, producing MQNEKLRNVAIIAHVDHGKTTLVDQMLKQGGVYRENQETVERVMDSNDLERERGITILAKNTAIQYGDTKINIVDTPGHADFGGEVERILKMVNGVILLVDAAEGPMPQTRFVLSRALELGHRVIVVVNKIDRPDQRIHEVIDEVLELLLDLDATPEQLDSPMLFCSARQGVASYSPDVPGTDLKPLFDTILSYIPAPEADLDQPFQMLVSSIDYNEFVGRIAIGRIERGVLKQNQEIAVCNYHDPDAPAKKAKAVSMYEFEGLGKKPITEATAGNIIALSGIPDITIGDTICATSCVEPLPFVKISAPTMEMTFSVNDSPYAGREGKFVTSRQLRERLFRETLKDVSLRVTELDGATDAFNVAGRGEMSLSILIETMRREGYEFQVSPPRVLYQTIDGKKCEPIERLVVDVPSESVGAVIEKLGARKGDLLEMTPVGSRMKLEFLIPARGLFGYRNEFLTDTRGEGIMASVFDSYAPYKGDLNRRNTGSLVAFETGESVSYGLFNAQDRGALFIGPGVKVYEGMVVGVSPKQEDITVNVCKKKQMTNMRAAGSDDALRLVPPRRLSLEQCLEFLANDELLEVTPENLRIRKTILNHEKRMKASHGGKKK
- a CDS encoding Gx transporter family protein → MKHISTRQLALCAVLAALALGLSTLENLFPVTLLIPLPGVKLGLANIVTVFALYQLGALPALAILTARCLLGGLFAGNASAMLFSLLGGLTAMLVMILLRRLRCLSIYGVSIGGAAGHNLGQMAAALITLGNTAVLGYLPFLLGISLLTGTLTGFVSSLLFRAMAHIKLSTKE